From the Tachysurus fulvidraco isolate hzauxx_2018 chromosome 21, HZAU_PFXX_2.0, whole genome shotgun sequence genome, the window aagtaaaaagtaaaagttcagtgattttcggtaggcataagagcaggggcggttccaggtttcatctttagggcgtttagccctcagtgagaatttaaaacaagaagagttttatattatatattatatgactacatagtaagccaaaagttatgctattattaaatgccaaaagtggacaccaaaattttatgcatgatgtaatgatgtcaatcttgaatcagatcagttcatgtatgtatCTAATCCTAACACATTCTCTACAatcagtgtgtccaatgaatgcagtcattaataaacaaatattcacaagacaaagaccaaatcaataaatgctatttttatttagtattgatattgcattaatatttcgtttgtgctatcaactctgttAATAAggatagtgacatttcactgcttttggttgccgccgttatagataaatgcctccagctctgactgcgcgtgcatgctgcgcgtgcctgtgcttctccgtagtgcgtgcggagctgcgtaatgcaatctaggagcagtgattcaccaaacctcccttattacagtcacacacatttcttctgattttattttgtagtaaggagtaacgaagacgctgagtggaaatataacggagtaaaagtatacattttatcttaggaaatgtagtggagtaaaagtgaaagttgtcataaatttaaatagcgaagtaaagtacagatacgtgacatttctacttaagtacagaaacgaagtatttttactccgttacattacaacactgttaTTAAGCACTCTTTATTTGTTAAATTGTGCCCATTTATCCCTCAGGGTGATGTTTaactaatacacacaacacatcacacttGCCTAGTCAAAATTAAACGTGGTGTGTTAGAGCAATGAGAACACTAAAATATGTAAGATTTTACCCGGGTTACAAAgttattatttacagaaaaaacaacaaccaaaaccaaggaaatgtttaaatgtagaagAAGCTCGAGAGAGTGGAGCTGCTCAGCCCCGCCCAAGAGTGCACGAGACCGCAGAACGGAGTTTGTCAAATACACACTACGGAAGCCGTGAAGACAAacattcttcttttctcttcaatGCATCAGGgtgtaataataaaacacagtcgGGAGAAAGAAGTTTTATATTATgagcttctttaaaaaaaacgttttaaatattttatcttattagTCTTATTGCTGGGGTGTCGGTCTTACTCGAagatatttcaaactttttttctaAGTAATTAAAGAATGCCAAAGTTTATACAAGCTGCTGAAATTTAACAGTAACAGAATTGGACCTGGTGCTTGTTAGTATACTTTACAATCATGCAGCAAGAGCATTTGTTTAAAGTTCTTGTGATTGGAGACCTCGGAGTTGGAAAAACGTCTATAATTAAGCGATATGTTCATCAGATATTCTCTCAGCACTACCGAGCGACTATAGGCGTGGATTTTGCGCTGAAAGTGTTGAACTGGGACAATAACACAGTCATCCGGTTACAGTTATGGGACATTGCAGGTGAGACTGGTTTTAATGCATGATTTCTAAAATACGTGCTATTACTTAACAGTTATATTAAAAGTATATATCTGTATCTATATACACtgtaaaacactgtatataacttctGTACAGTTATACATACaatgtatatattacatgttgtatttttataCTCTACACATATTGTGCCTTACATTCAtctgcacttttttatttatgtgtatctatatataacttactgtacattctgcctaatatttcacatttatgtacacacacacacacacacacacacacacacacacacacacacacacacacacacacacacacaaacacacacacacaaacacacacacatatatttagtggacttgtttattcagcttttttattattaattgattgattgattgattttttaatGATATAACCTTATAACCTTCTACTTGTTCTTTTACAACAGtgtctaaacatttttttcaatgcCATAACCTTAGAACCAATTACTTGTACTTTTGTACATGTAATTTGCACAACtgctactctttgcacttctggtagatgccaaactgcatttggttgctgtgtacctgtacaatgcaataataataaagttctatctatctatctatctatctatctatctatctatctatctatctatctatctatctatctatctatctatctatctattcatgtCAAAATTCTTTGGCATAAGCTGATATATGATGTCAGAAGTACAGGAGTAACTGCCAACTTATGGATAAACCTCTGAGGCTTTACAGACAATTTGTGTTTATTGGTTATATGCAATTACTGTGTAATGTCCGGcaactttacacacaaacattgcaTAAGAAACAACTACTTAGGCAACTGCAGAGAGATTCTGTAATGCAAAGATgccttcagaaaaaaatgaaatgaattgttGCTACAATTCTTTTTGTGACAACTCTTTGCTCTTTAAAAATAAGCATCACAATGTATTTATAAACACCGTTCAATGCACCCAAGGACCCTTTAAAGTAATAAGAAAAACACATATCATTCACTCATAGTAGTAAATGAAACTTATTGTAGTTTAACAAAGAGACATAGAGAAgacataaattaatataataaggAAAATgcgtatgtgtatataaaactTATCAGACTAAATGATAAAGGGCACAATAAGACTGATTGCAATTAGATTAAAGTGCTAAAGGGAGTTGTAggcacagagatggagagatagtgagagagtcTCTGGAACAGTTTGTGCCGATTTATACTTTTTTCCCAGCATCTTAGGGAATCTGCCGCATCTGGTCTGTTATGTAATATGTTGCTTTCTTTATTGAAATACAGGCATTTTctaacattttaataacatttaaatatatcgcTGTACTGATTCAGCAATGCAGAGGACCTAAAAGAAACATCTATAACATAAAGAAACAGGGTAAGACTGATCCAGATATTGATCCAGTTTAAAACCTAGCTGTTATAGGGAATGAAAACATGAGGTGTAGTGATGTGGCCCAGTGagaagcagagttactgttttattcctctgacaCCACAGCAATTTAACATAGctaacatatttttattattgaataatAGTAACTTTTACTACTTTTAATAAGACATGAGACATGTGAGACAATAATGGATCTTTATAGATAGCTATAGGagcacttacattatagcagctataaaattAGACATTTCTCCCTTACttgtttctctttattctctcactctctcttgaagttaataaaacattattaaaaacaggttTTCATTTTACTGAAAATCCACATAGCCATTTATTATGAAAACTCTGACATGTCAAGTTAACTATATGCatgtaataaacacagtaatGTTTGAATTGGTATTTGACcctctttttaatttttttttaataggtcAGGAGCGCTACGGTAATATGACACGGGTGTATTACCGCGAGGCTGTTGGGGCTCTGATAGTATTTGATGTGACAAGAGCATCAACGTTTGATGCAGTACCAAAGTGGAAAGATGATCTTGACACAAAGGTTACTCTCAGCAATGGCAAACCCATCCCAGTTGTTCTGCTGGCCAATAAGTCTGACCAGTCACGGGACGGCTTGTCCACTCAGATTCCCAAACTCGACACATTTTGCAAAGAAAACGGATTTGCAGGCTGGTTTGAAACATCAGCCAAGGTGAGTGGATGTTCTGAGGGTTTCATTCTGTTTGGGTTTTATAACATGTTTCACAAGGCAGTATTTTCCTGAAGCCCTTTTGTGTACTtgctatataatataaatgaattcTAACCAAACCTAAGATGTTATGGGTCATGGCCAGAAAGAACTTCAGCCTGGTCATTTTTCCACAGTATGTTGATTCAGAAATCTGAACTATGTTTTCCACATGTTGCCTCAACAATAAATAAGGGCTTCAAATTAATGGCCTAAATGTTGGTCTGGTGATTCTGTGTATTGACACTGGGATAATTCATAGGTCAGTTggatggttttgtgtgtgtgtgtgtgtgtgtgtgtgtgtgtgtgtgtgtgtgtgtgtgtgtgtgtgtgtgtgtgtgtgtgtgtgtgtgagtgtgttactgtgatatGAACTACATGGACACATATCACTGTTTAGTGAGGGCATGTGTTTCAATTCACAGTTCCTTTCTAATTAAATTCacgggtgtgtgtgagatgggaTCTATATGAAAGGGACCCAGAGCAGCTGCTCAGATAAATATTAACACCTTGCTGTGTGAACTGTGGAGGCTGGGTGTTTAAAAGCAGAGTGCTCTGCATTGAGATTATGGCTTATAGTTGAAATCTAAAATAAAGTGGAAGGGGTAAACGATAAGTTTGAATCATAAAGCAGATCAAATTGTTACGAAATTTAAACATTGTGCTTTCACAAAAAGCGGTTCTTCTATCATGTGACTTATCTGCtgcttcatgaagcagaatttGCTGCCAAGTCACATGATTTTCATTGAGGCTGACTAGTGTTCATGTTAGACATTTCTGTGGTTTACTCCAGCACAGCACGCAGTAACACGTGGagattaaagaagaaaaaaatcttcaatTGACATGTATAAAACATGAGCACAGCAATCTTAAAAAGTATTTATTGCATGTATTGCATGgtcactggtgtgtgtttacacgAAGAAtcctttgctgtttttttttttgtttgttttgccaaTTCACACAGACTGGCACAAAAATGCTTGCAAAGCCTCAGAAACATCTCAACACTCAACTCTCACcaaaaaaatcagtaaatcCTGTAGGGACTGTTTTAAAGAAGCAGCACAACTATATTACATGCATATCTGCTCAAGTGAGAAACCTTGCTGTCACTTTAGACACATTGCTGTCATTTGATTCTTATATTAAAAAACACTACCAAGGAAGATTCTGCGGCAGAGAAAGGGAATGTGGTTCACATGATGCATAGTCAAGACTGTCAAGTCTAAGACAAGTCCAAAACCAGGACTAGACAAGATCGATTCCAAACGAAAGCATGATTGTAGAGTTTTATGAGTCTTGTTTTCATCTTTTCCTCCTTACATCCCCCTCTCCCATTTtggtgtttttggttttgtttagttttggttttgtttagaGTGTGAACCCAAGCCAATGTAAACAGAACTggaaaaaacccccaaaagtgtacattttgctcttttattttaatttccttttcttttatttaaattgtattaccTTCGATATTATTACATACTTTTATATGCGCTGAGCATCTGTACAATGTCTTTTGGTATActgaaatgcattttaaattaaaaatcattaattattaataatacattattattattattattattattattattattattattattattattattattattattattattatgtaacgCCCAAGTTCTCATAGCTTGAACTCTTTTCCTTCTATAAATGTaagtgtagtgtttactgtagGCTCATGTGTCTTACTGCCGTATAacgagtctgactcctaacccgaaggttgtgggtgcGAGTCTCAggctggccatgactgaggtgcccttgagcaaggcaccgaaccccccaactgctccccaggcaccacagcataaatggctgctcactgctccgggtgtgtgtgcacggtgtgtgtgagttcactgctgtgtgtgtgcactttggatgggttaaatgcagagaacaaattctgagtatgggtcaccatacttagctgtatgtatAATAAGCACTGAATCCAAAGCATGTTCTTATCTGTGACTCTTGCCTTTTATAGGAAAACACCAATATTGAATCAGCAATCAGGTGCCTGGTGGAAAACATACTGACTCATGAGAAGAACGCTGTCAGCGACTCAGACCCAGACACAGTGACCCTGTCCGGCAACAACAACACCAAGGATCGTGGCAAAGCCAGATGCTCTGCATGTCCCAAATAGAAGACTGATGGTGAGGAGGAGCTGAAATCAGAGAGCGAGTGAAAGAGAGCATGAGAAAAGGGCACAGAGTTACTGGCTTCACCCTCAAAAAAGCAATTAAGATAAGGCACTGCAGTAAAGcatcagaaacaaaaaaacacactgctGGTTTATATTCCTATAGCATTTCATCTACAGTACAGGCCCAATAACTGATGCAGGTGGTGCACAGCtaaaagaccaaaaaaatctCTGTGAGGAACAATTACAGAGCCTCTTTATTTAAGGTTGTGAGCAGCATAAGATTGTGCCGGCTAATGGACCAATAGAGCAATAATTAACTCTTTTGTGAATTAATATTTACCTTATTTGATAATGCAAACTACAGTTGAAATaatcagaaatataaatgacaGTGTAAAGGATTTTCTCATGGATCCAGGAGTGACGTTTgatggtgctgggatttgagcttatgaccttctgatcaggaaCTCAGTTTTCACAACTGAGCTACCATTTAGATGACCTTTTTAAAGAAATGGCTCTAATATGATATTTCAAGAGTTTAGGAAAAATATTTTCCACCTTCAGTGTATGGGTATAAGAGCTTtaagagaacaacaacaacaacaacaacaacaacaacaacaataataataataataataataataataataataataataataataataataataatgtttgtggtGCCAGAACTTATTCCTGGAACACAAGCACACGAGGGGGGATATGCCCTGAATTGGAAGCCAGTCAATCACAAATTGGGGCATAATTAAATGAGAGACCGTGTTTTTTGGGATGTGGAAGGATGCATCCAAATCTCAAGCTCAGGATTGGATcaataaaaatagtaataataagagGAATCTTTGAACATTGAGTTTGCTTACCACACATGTAGAGAgattaaaaggaaataaaaaataagataacGAAACATACTGCATCAACCAAGCAATCGGACAGTATTTACAAAGTGCTAGAGAGGTGTTTTAGCAtgcattttgcttgtttttttgttcaaaaCACCAACTTCAGTGAATTTCAGAGGTATGAAAATAAGTGCAAACTGGCTTGGTGTCAATATTCCTTTgacttttttattcattgttatttttgaatgcaaaatatttaaatgtggaaACAAACCAGGGCACACACTGTTATTTGCTATCCTAAATCCTAACCAATAATATGCACACACCAAAGATCACATGAGTAAGCTGAGGCATTGGGACTGTACAGAGCAGgtgattttgtattttgtttaccTGATTTATTTGTGCCACATTGAACAATGTCTTGCTTATTCATATCACACAGAGCCTTGTTTTTAAATGACCACAACAACTGCAATATTTAATATcatagtacagtatgtaataaaaCCCTTTGATACAGGGCAATAAACATGCTGCACCATGATTGCGCAATGACTTAATGAATGAAACATTAGTTTAATGTCTCTTAAATAACAATCAGCATGTATTTTAATAGCTTTTTTTCCGTTCACTGCTGATCTGCTGTATTTatagactttatttattgtgcCACATTTAATGTACAtggaaatgaactgaatgaacagATGTATAAAGCTGGAATGGTGATGAATAAAGTCATTTGAAATCATGTCTTGTAAATGAActggtgatgtgtgtagtgtatgtgagGTAGAAATCTTAGGGGCtggagttttgttttattgcataGTGAAAATTTCACTTTAAGATGCCCACCCCGGATAGACAGAccccctccttctctcttctcctcctcctctttctcagGTCACCTGATTCTGCCATTTTGCGCTGAGCATCCGGATCTGAATTGGTGGCAAACGCTGGATTTGTTCATCTGTGGCATCAAGATGCTGAAATGCTGAATTCGCATGTGTAAGGACCTTGGTGTAAGACTGGGATTTGGATGATTGTTATGCTTATTGCTCTATCCTCATGAAGCAGGCTGAAGGAATCTGACAATGACACTAAGTAGCTAGCTTGAGcctgatcctgatcctgatcctgaaCCTGAACCTGGTTCTCATTCTGTTCTACTCTGCGCTTTAGTGAGTGTATACCGGGGCGTTTTTCTGCTACAAGCTTCACCTTAGCTTCTCAcctccaacaacaacaagaagaaaacgTACATCGTAACGCCATTGGTATCGGAGCAGCAGTTACATGGTTAACCGGCGGCGCGGGAGGGTAGCAGTCACCATAGTGATGTCCTATTGCGGGTAgtaacgcacgcacgcacggtcTGCTTCAGTTAACCGCATTTCGATCGCTCGTCACTTTCGGATCGTTGGGGGTTTATTCAGTGCGCGCTCGTTCGTCCTTGATCGGCACGACGTTCAGCTGAATCTCAGCGCATCCCGTCGATCTCTGCACACATCCAGTGCGCTCTCCACCCCTGCAGTGAATACGTCCATTGATTGAAAcgcgatctctctctctctctctctctctctctctctctctctctctctctctctctctctctctctctctctctctctctattttttacacacacacgcacacacacacacacgcacacacgcacgcacacacacacgcgcacacacacacacacacacacacacacacacacacacacacacacacacacacacacacacacacagaagaacagATCATGTCGGGACAGTCTATCACGGACCGGATCGCCGCGGCGCAGCACAGCATGAGCGGTTCAGCCATCAGCAAAGCCGTGTGCAAGGCCACGACGCACGAAGTCAGCGCGCCCAAGAAGAAGCACCTTGACTGTAGGTTAAGTCCATACATCGTCCTTCACAACGCAAACATTTATCTAGCCTCATCGCTATCCGGCCTTCATACGTCGATTGggcatattattttatttattccttctcTCTTCACCCCCTTTACTATCCTATCCATAAGACATTCACAGCCTATTCATTACGTTTTTACATGATTATCAATGGGCACCAATTATCATTTCCAATTATACTCAAGGTCAGGGTAGCAAAGCCCATACTAAAAGCCTGTTCAGTAGACAATAATCACACATTTCATAAAAACACGAATGGGGCCTCACTGCAACAATATAAATGATGTTGAGGAATGTCATGGtgttggttatgttgtattttaataaccctctgattctgattctttcCTTGTACCCTTTATGTACAATAATGGCATACGTTAAAAGCCTTGGCGTGTTAACGAGTTCAGAATCCCATACATCTCAAACATACTTGATCAGAATGAAATGACAATAGCATAGGCCTACAGTATCAAGGGCATATGGAAATTGATCATATATGATGTTAAAGCATTCACAAAACAATTCAATCAATTCGATCAGCTTTTAtttatgctgtttttattaTCAGTGCTATTGATAAGCAGATGACAGTCAATGCAGGTCTGGGgagtttatactgtatacagggTACATTAcgtatttattaatgtttaaatatccAGAACAATTTCTTATATTCACTGCTGAACAGATGTTATTCTGCCACATATAGTcataatcaacataatgtttgtgaaaatgCCACCATGAAACACATGAAATATTTCGTACAGAAATATCTGTGATGTTAGTAGTGATGATGGTGCTAATGTATGGGTTGATGCTGTATCATTATTCTTGTGAGAAGATAATAGTAATAGCTAGTTCAGATATCTCAAGCATAAATAACAATCAGGTTTTGCAgttaacaacaaaagaaaatacaaaatcatTTGGTTTCTTTCCATTTTCCTGTGATATTCAATGTCATATTAATTAGAAAGCGTATTTAGAAGTAGTAGAGAAAGTAAACATTGGACTTCTGGTTCCATAATGCAATGCAGCAATGAGTTATAGTAGAGACTCTGCTAGATAGCGATCTGCTGTGTGTTGACTTTGGTATTAGCCTGAAAATGAAGCTTTTGAAGGTGATCGTTTGAGCAGAGGATACAGAAGATGAGTTGAGAAAGCTGGAAGGaataaagcactgctgcattaGTCCCTTTAGGTAAGGTTGAGCTCCCATAAATCTTAGACACAGTTAGATATTAATATGCAAACCATACATGCTATATTTTTCCTTTAGGTTTGGGCAGCTAGTAAATGCAAGGAGATTTCAGGAACTATTAAATTTTTTCTAAGAACACTAGGAGTTGTTTGTGATCTTCCATGAATCTTTGGTCTTTAGAGCATACTAGACCCAAGTAGACCCAAGATACAATTAGAGTTTTCAATCTCAAGCTTGGCTGGAAAATGCACCTGAACGCTTGTCTATTGTAGTAGATCTGGGGTTATAAGGTCCTCCGTCTTAcattgcagaaataaaattatatttttgacTAAGAACATCAAACCTTTCTTCAGCATTCTAGAATATTGTACCGTTTTCCCTTCTCTAATTACTTTGGCCTCCTTAAAGTCCTTTCTCAGTGTCTATtccatgaataaataaaccctAGGCCTATTTGAATATTACAATTCATTTGCCAAGAAGGACAACGAAAGGTTTTTCAAACCAGTAGCTGGCCAGAGTAAATTAAATCCCCCAAAAATTAAATTTCCACTGTTTGCTGATGACATGCCTAGAAGGGTCCACTATGGAGTTAAGCATCCACCAGCCTCACAAGTCAatgtgagtttttctttaattcaCAAATAAGTTCTGAGAATAGTTCATTATGGGAGCAGGTAATCAATTAAAATCTCAGTTAACAAGTTTAGCACAGAGGTAGGCCTTAGGGACATTAGAAAAGCAGTTAGCTCTGGCATTCTCAGCAATACACCTgctatctgtttctctctgcctATTTTTCCACAAGTGTTCCTGAGATATATTGTGATGTCAAGAGTTtcatttgtgtctttgtttttgtgcaaTGCCTAGATCTGATGCATTGCACCAATGAGCTGAGTGTGAGTATACCTCATCTGGCTGACACGCTGATTGAAAGGACATCCAGTCAAAGCTGGGTTGTGGTGTTCAAGACCCTTATCACCACACATCATCTCATGATGTATGGCAATGAGGTAAGAGGCACAGCACATTTTTCAATGTAACTGAATGTGATTACGTTTTAACCCTCTATAGACCTGCAATcatattgtgaaaaaaaataaataacttgtgttttatagatttattacatcaaaaaaatagatttgtaaATTCATTTATAACATATTTCACACTTATATATAACAGTGGGATATAtcgtttaaaatatttcatcacACATGGAATTTATAAATGCCTATTTCTTATATcaaattcatttataaaatttatttgtgtttattttttactccTAAATTAGGAAAACATTTTCTTATCATGTTTATGTATActgtagtaaaataaaaaagtgaactCAATACAAGTGATTTAGGATACCTTGTTAAAATGTCCACTATATTAAACACTATGCTATACCAAAACTCTaaaaactcattttttaaatcctttttctACAACATCCTTCCATAAATTGCTTGATATCTAtctaaaaatgcataaaaatgtcTAGCTAGATTATGCTGGCACGCATGTCGTATGTATTGACTAATGAGCTGTTGCCATTCCTGCAGtttaagtctttatttatttattaattattctaCAGATggtgcattttatttaacttgttaaaaaatgctttattatttaagtGATTAAAAAATACTTACAATGGTGTAATTTGACCAGGTAATGCAAAATCTAATAGTTCTTGTTCTGGTTGCCTTGGTAACCAGTAAATTTAATTACATGGCAGAAAAAAGTTGTATTACAAAAATAAGTGCAGGTCCAGGTTCGTAGGTCCATACAGGGTTAACTAGTGTGCGGCAAGctttcagtttcagtttaaGTGAATATATGAACATGATGAGAAAAATTTAAATGATGGATATGACTATAGTCATATTTGTCAGAGAGCTTCACTTACAAGTGTTATTTCATTCTTTAAATAGAGGTTCATCCAATATCTTGCATCCAGAAGCACACTCTTTAACTTGAATAATTTCATAGATAAAGGGGCATTACAAGGTGAGTATGAGTTTTAAAACAACACCACACTCTAAATGTGTCTCTCCAGGCAGCAATTACAGGACAAGACACTTACTTTTACTTTTGAATACTTATTTCCTGTAGGTTATGACATGTCCACCTACATCAGACGATATAGCAGATATCTCAATGAACGGGCAATGTCCTACAGACTGGTAGCAGTCGACTTCACCAAGATGAAGAGGGggtaagtattttttgtttgttttttgttttttaacccaAAGCGTCATAGGATGCTTCTGAAGACATACTTTCATTTACGGCTTTGGCAAGCTTCTCTAAGCTTTCACTGGTCTGTAGGATTGATGGGGTGATGCGCACTATGAGCACAGAGAAGCTGATGAAGACCCTCCCAATTATTCAAACTCAGCTGGATGCACTTCTGGACTTTGAGGTAAACCTGTTTGAGAGATGAGATAGTGGATTTAGCACAGAAATGCTGGACTAGAGAATCTGCAATGCCTCAGAAAGGCTCAGTAATGCTAATAATCTGGCCAAACTCCATGTTGTTtgttgaagaaaacaaaacatatctATTAGGATGAAACAGATAAAAATTATAAAGTCTGAAAATTATTTAGTCTGATTTGACTGAAATCCGCTTCTTTCCTCGCTTCTGTGATCTATTTACATCCTCTCTACTTTGTATGTCACTACTGACACTTGCTATGGAGTTCAGAGGTCTGTTCAAATACTGAATTCTTTCCTATTTTCATCAAAATAAGAACCCTATCATATTCTTATAAACCCTATGAAGTTCTCttataaatacatgtatattatatgactaaaaGTATGTGGAGAGGCTGACCGTTACATACATATGTCACCTTTTTCTGGTCTGTCATAAAGTATGAAGTGCACAACTGTATAAAAAGTCTTTGTTTGCTGTAGCATTATGATTTCCTtccactggaactaagaggcccaaacctgaTCCAGTATGATAgtacccctgtgcacaaag encodes:
- the rab38c gene encoding ras-related protein Rab-38 — protein: MQQEHLFKVLVIGDLGVGKTSIIKRYVHQIFSQHYRATIGVDFALKVLNWDNNTVIRLQLWDIAGQERYGNMTRVYYREAVGALIVFDVTRASTFDAVPKWKDDLDTKVTLSNGKPIPVVLLANKSDQSRDGLSTQIPKLDTFCKENGFAGWFETSAKENTNIESAIRCLVENILTHEKNAVSDSDPDTVTLSGNNNTKDRGKARCSACPK